The nucleotide sequence GGCGTGATCACATTATCATTAGCGATCCAGCGACAGGTAAGCGTTACTTGTTGCTAACGCTCAATCTCGATTACATTACATTCGATGAGCCAATCAACTACACGCTTCCGTTCGGAACGCCTACTGGCCGATAATTCCACCTGCCACAGGTCTGAAAGTCCAAATTCGAAGCACACCGCTTCCGTTGCTCCCGGTCTTTAGCCATTGTTCCATCTCTTTCCAAGAACGCCCTTCTCGGCGTTCTTTTTCAATTGTGGCGGCATGCTGGGCATCATTCGCTTGCCACACCTCAACATATACACCGGGTTGCCCAACATTCTCTAACAACTGTGCATGATTCCAATGCTCCGGATGATGTTTCACCCACGCATGAAATGCTGCAAGATGCTCCATTAGAACGATATATTCACAAAAAAGTACCATCTTTTTTTCCCTTTCATTTCATATTTTCATCTGGAAAAGTCCATACTTAAGGTCGAAGGAGGAGTAGTTTTAATGGATACGAGTACGCATTTCATGTTTGGTCTTGGTTTAGGTGGACTAGCGATGATCGACCCTGTAGTTACCTCATACCCCTATGGAACTGTTGCAGTCTTAATCGGCACGATCGCGGGATCCAATGCACCCGATCTAGACACCATACTGCGATTAAGAAGTAATGCCCATTATATCAAAAATCATCGCGGCTTGTCCCACTGCTTACCTGCGATCCTCGGTTGGACAGCTTTGATTACTGCATGTCTCGCATTGATCTTTCGCGGGCTCTCTTGGTGGCATATCGGCTTCTGGGTGCTTATCGCTGTCATCGTCCATGTACTGGTCGATCTATTCAATCCGTTCGGAACACAAGCATTTCGACCTCTTAGTCGGCGGTGGGTCTCATGGAATATTATCCATCTATTCGACCCCTTCATATTTAGCTCGCATCTCCTCGCGGTCGTGCTTTGGGTATCCGATTTTGCTGATCCGAGGCTGATTTTCCCTACGCTATACGGGTTACTTACGTTGTATTACATTTGGAGAACGATAGTCCATCGGCAAATATATCGAAAGGTGCATAAACGCGATTTGACTCATCACCCGAGCGATCAATATACGGTGTTGCCCACATCCTACATCTACCGATGGAACATAGTCAAACGATCCTCTCAAGGCCACTACGATATAGGCGAATGGGAGCACGGCAAACTACATTGGATCGATCATATGAAGAGTGAGCAGCATCCCGCAATTGAAGCTTCAAAGCAGCATAATGATGTTCAAGCCTTTTTAGAGGTAACACCCTTTCCCTGTTCACAGTTAAGACCGCAGAGCTGGGGTTATGAAGTGCGTTGGGTCGACATTCGCTACCGCAATCGCAAGCAATATCCATTCGTCGCGGTTGTAATGATGGATTTCTCGTTCGTTCCCTTTCAATCCTATGTTGGCTGGCTTAGTGATGATCGCCTAGAGAAAAGACTTCGTATTAACGCAAATTAAAAGCCCGAGGATTTCCCTCGGGCTTTTTGGCGCAGGATTGATCTCCTCAGCGACCACCAGACAATTGTTGCTCTGCAATTTGTACAAGCTTC is from Candidatus Cohnella colombiensis and encodes:
- a CDS encoding metal-dependent hydrolase, producing the protein MDTSTHFMFGLGLGGLAMIDPVVTSYPYGTVAVLIGTIAGSNAPDLDTILRLRSNAHYIKNHRGLSHCLPAILGWTALITACLALIFRGLSWWHIGFWVLIAVIVHVLVDLFNPFGTQAFRPLSRRWVSWNIIHLFDPFIFSSHLLAVVLWVSDFADPRLIFPTLYGLLTLYYIWRTIVHRQIYRKVHKRDLTHHPSDQYTVLPTSYIYRWNIVKRSSQGHYDIGEWEHGKLHWIDHMKSEQHPAIEASKQHNDVQAFLEVTPFPCSQLRPQSWGYEVRWVDIRYRNRKQYPFVAVVMMDFSFVPFQSYVGWLSDDRLEKRLRINAN